DNA sequence from the Candidatus Sulfuricurvum sp. RIFRC-1 genome:
GAAGATTTCCTTCGGTGTCGTTAATGTGATAGTCGATGGTGACGATACAGTCTTTTTTGATAGTCATGGTTGTTCCTTAGGGCAATGGTATAAGAATAGGGTTAAACGCTTTGGTTGAAATTATAGCATGGGCACCTACATGGGGTTCTGAAACTTTAGACGAAAAAGTCAAAGAAAATAAAACATAGTCTGATTTAAATTTATACATGTAAAAGTGTTTTGAATGCTGTTAAAATTTCTGCGTCATCTTCATGATATCTACTGTCGTACTTCAATAAGGTTTCGGTTGCATCGATTATTTTTGTTTTGAGGGAGCTGTCGCTTAGGGCAATTTTTCGTACCGCTAGATCGACTTGGTCGATGGTGAGATCTTCTAAATATTGAAACGGTTCCAAATCAAACTGTTCGGCTGTTTTTTGGAGAAGAAATCTAACTGTCTCTTCATTGGAAAATTGGGTTTTTGCCAGAAAAACAAATACAATGTTGAGTGAATGTTGAATTTGTTTTGAGGATTGGAACATACTTTTAGGAATTTTAGTCAAACCGTACTCATAATCCAGCGGAGTCAGAAGTATACTTCGCAGCGTCCACTCCCAAATGGATATATGTTTATCGGCATCAATCAGCTTTTCTATCGTTTTACGGAACTGTTCATATTGCAGTGTTGACATCATTTTTAAGTTTGGTATTGCTAAGAGGAGCAAGTTCAAATGAGATGATCGGGGTAGAGATTCGATCGTTTTCAAAACATTTTGTGTTTTTTCCCATGCACTCCCCAATGCCTCTTTTTGAAGTCGTAATTCGTTGTGTTGACTACCCAAAAGTAAAGCATAGATTATCCATTGGGCACTGAGCGGATTTGCGGTCATAGATTGGATTTCTAATGGGATGTCAACTGCTTCAAAAGTGGAAGAGACGGAATGAAAATTACCTGATGGATTGGGCATACGTGAGAGAGTATCGAATGTAATCGGATTGGATTTGATTTCCTCTTCGGGCTGCTTGGGGACGTTAAAAGTGGTTTGTTCACTATGGGCGTAATGTTTTTGAGACGATTTCTCAGAGGCAAATTTCCCGTCCCATCTCGGATCAATCCGTCGTATCCGATCTTCGAGTTTGGGATGAGTAGAGAACCAATGATCCCAAAAATTGGAAGTACCGTCGGAAAAAAATAGGTGGCTGAAATCGCCGCCGGCACTGGATGAGACGCTTGAACCGTACGCAGATGCACCGATTTTTTTCAACGCTCCGGCAATACCATCGGGATAGCGGGTGTACTGAACCGCCGAAGCATCGGCAAGATATTCGCGCTGGCGGGATATCATCGCTTTTATCAATTCGCTGATCATCGTTCCCAACCAGCCGATGATGGTTAAGCCGAGTGCAAACAGATAGATGGCGACGATTAGGCTTCCCCCTTTTTTATCATTCGAAGAACGAGAAACGCTATGACGTATTGATGAAGAATCTAAAACATCAAAGATAAAATGTCCTATTCCGCCGATAAAAACGATCCCGTATATTAGACCTGAGAGGTGAAGATTGAGGCGCATATCTCCGTGAAAAATATGGCTGAACTCATGGGCGATTACCCCCTGAAGCTCTTGTCGATCCAATGCATCCAATGCACCCTGTGTGATTCCGATCACCGCATCTTCATAGGTGAATCCGGCGGCGAAGGCATTGATCCCCTGATCATGCAGGAGATATACGGGAGGCGGTGCTATCCCTGAGGCTATCGCCATCTCTTCGACGACATTCAATAGCATAATCTCTTGTTTATTGTGGGTCATCGGCGAGATCAGTTTTCCCCCTAACGAGAGTGCTACTGATTTTCCGCCGTCTCTGAGGAGATAATATTGAAACAAGGAAGCGATCAAGACGGTTAGAATAACGGCGATAAAGACTTCTGAAAAAATAACGGTATCGACGACGGCAGGGATGAACGATCCGGTACGGAGATAGCTTTCGATAAAGACGACCAAATAGGCAATCGAGGAGGCAAAGAGGATTAAACCGATACTAAAGGCGAATAGGAGGCGAGCGGTGGACACTTTCGCCTCTTCCTTAGCTTCAAAAAAATTCATCACTCACCTAAAAAACCGAGCTTGGGAGGGAGTTTAATCTCTTGCGCATCTTCAAATTCGAGTAAAGCAGCATCCTGTCTATGTCCGAAGAGGGAGCTAAAGAGGTTTTGGGGGAACGATTGGCGGTAGGTGTTGTACTCCATCACCGAATCGTTGTAAAACTGACGTGCAAACGCGATTTTGTTTTCGGTGGTGGAGAGTTCTTCCATCACTTGTCGCATAGCTCCATCAGCTTTGATTGCCGGATAGTTTTCCATCACAACGTTGAAATTGGAAATGGCTTGACGAAGGGTGTTTTCAGCGGTAACGATCCCTTGGATAGCTGTAGGATCGGAAGGATTCTGGTGCGCATGGCGTAAATTTTGGGAGGCGCTGTTGCGTGCGGCAATGACCCGCTCCAGTGTATTCTTTTCGTGTTCCATGTAATGTTTGGCGGTTTCGACAAGGGCAGGGATGAGATCGTAGCGTCGTTTGAGCTGAACGTCGATTTGGCTAAAAGCGTTTATATAGCGGTTTTTGGTAAGAACCAGACGGTTAAAAATCGAAATGATATACAGTATCCCTGCAAAAATCCCTATTCCGACAATGTATTTCATCATGCCCTAAACTCCTGAAAGTGATACCAAGAGTATACTAAAAAAATTATATTTTATTACTATTTATGGGTATCAAAATCGGGTTAAACGCTTTGGTTGAGATAATGGCTTGAGCACCGATCGTAAGCGCTGAGGCCTCATCGGCACTAGCTACGGTGCGGACGATGGAGGAACCGACGAGGAGCGTGACGATAAAGACGGGGGCGTCTTCTTCGATTTTTAATACCTCTCCGACGAGTTGGAGCTTACCGCTGAGGGTTTGGGGGCTAAAGAACTCCATAGGGGTACAAAGCCGTTTAATGTGTCCTGCTTCTACTGACGCAAGACGATCAGAGAGTTTCACCGTCTCGGCAATATCGTGACTTACGAGTAGGGTTGTAACGGCAAGTCGCTCATGGATGAGGCTTAGCTCGTCTTGGAGCTTTTGGCGCATGGTTGGATCAAGTGCCGAGAGAGGTTCATCGAGGAGCAAGATTTTAGGATGGCGCACCAACGCACGGGCGAGGGCAACGCGCTGTTTTTGTCCCCCTGAGAGGGTGGAGGGGAGGCGGTTTGAGAGCTGGGTGAGTTCAACGAGCTCGATCAGCTCATCGACATTGGCGCGTTGCTGGGCATTATCGGTGGCAAAGAGGAGATTTTCGCGTACACTCATCGTCGGAAAGAGGGCATAGTCTTGGAAGACAAATCCGATACTCCGACGCTGAGGGGGAAGATTGATTTTTTTGCTACTGTCAAACCACACTTCAGCGTCCACTTCGATACGACCGCTGTCGGGTGTTTCGAGACCTGCAATCATCCGCATCAGCGTTGTTTTTCCCGCACCTGAGGGACCGAAAAGGGTGAGGAATTCACCGTCGTTAATGGTGAGCTCAAAATGGGCGTTGATGGAGCCCTCAGCGGTGTCGAGACGCTTGGTAATATTAACTGCTATCATCGAATTCCCCCGAGTGATTTTTTATTGAGGGTGTAGACGAGAAGGAGTATGGCGAACGTGACGACAAAGAGGGTGAGGGCGTATTGGTGTGCCATGGCGTAGTTAAGCGATTCTACTTCGTCGTAGATGGCGATGGAGGCGACGCGCGTTTCATCAGGGATATTTCCGCCAATCATGAGGATGACTCCGAACTCCCCGACCGTGTGGGCGAACGCGAGTACGATACCTGAGATAAGCCCGTGACGGATCGAGGGGAGGATAACCCGTATCATCGTCTCCAGTTTCGATTTGCCGAGGGTATAGGCGGCCTCAAAGATCGATTTTGGCACTTGGGAGAGGGCGGATTGGATCGGGTGTACCATAAAGGGAAGGCTGAAGAGTACGGAGCCGATTACCAATCCCTCGAAGCTAAATGCCAAGCGGATGCCGTGTTCGGTGAGAAAGCTCCCGATGGCGGAGGCGGGACTGAATGCGAGGAGGAGATAAAACCCTAAAACGGACGGAGGCAATACGAGGGGCATACTCACCACCGTCTCGATGATGCTTTTAAACCGCATTTTGGAGAAGACCAAAAACGATGCGAGAGGAATTCCGATCAGCAGAAGAATGAGTGTCGTAACAGCGGCGAGTTTAAAGGTGAGCGCCATCGTGCTTAAAAATTCAGCTTCCATGGTGACCTCTCAGCAGTGATATTTCGCTCGGACTCACCATCCAAAACACGTTGTCCCCTTCCTTGATACGTAGAATATTAAAGGTGAGGGTAGGAACAAGGGCAGTAATCATTGAGTCGTGATAGAGTAGGGTAATTTGGGACAATACGCTTCCCTGCTCAATACGGCTTATTACAGCACGTTGAACGTTGGCTGTGGTTGCCGTGTTGGTTGAGACGAGGATCACTTCGGTCTCTTTGAATGCCAATGTAAGCGGTGTTCCTATCGCATCAGGGCACTGTTCGGCGAGGAGGAGGTGAAAGTCATCCTCCCCCACGGCAACCGTGAGGATACTCAAATGGTCTGAAGATGTGATGGCGGTTAGGGTGGAGGGGAGTGTGTTCATAAAGGCTCTATTCTCACTTTGATATCGGCGCTCTGTGCGTTATACGGCGATGAGGTGACGATCATATCGACACCCGTAGCCGCATACTCGGCGATATTTTTGGCACTGATTCCCCCCGTAGCAATAAGGGTGATATGAGGATAATCGGTTCGGAGGATGCGGACGGCATCGGAGAGCTTGCTCAAGGGAAATTTTTCCAACTGGAGGATATCAGCCCCCATCCGGGCAAATTTCAGCGCCTGAGTGATGTCTTCGGTCTCCATGACGATCTTTTTCTCCAAATTGGCTTTTTTAGTTTTGTTCAATGCTGAGCCGAACGCTTCATCGGTAGGGAAGAAAACACGGTGATAATCGAAAATAAGGATCGATTCCGAAAGACCCAATCGGTGGGCAACTCCACCCCCTGATTCGACCGCTTTAATCGCGATTTTTTTCGTAAACGGGGTGGTTTTGCGGGTGGTGGCTACCACTATATCAGGATTGATACTACGGGCCAAGAGTACCGCTTCACGGGTATAAGTGGCAATACCGCTTGCGTAATCGAGGAGGTTTTGGACACTTTTCCAAATACGGTGGATATTTCCGGCTTCACCGTGGGCTTCGAGAAAGAGACTCTTGGGCGGGACGAGGGTTCCCGATTTGACGAACCCGTCGATTTCCAATCCGTACAGTCCGCACAGGCGTACCGCCTCTTCCATACACGAGACGACGAGAGGGCGCTCACGGGTAGCGAAAGTAATACGGGCTCGTTGATCGGAAATTTCCAAAGATGCGGTCGTTAGATCACCGTAGGGGGCATCTTCGGCGAGGAGTGCTTCGAGTTCAAAATCATTGAGGGCAATCATATCGATGTCTCCCAGCCGATAAATGCCCAATTGACGGCACGGGGAGGGCGGTTTTGTCCTACGATCACCTCACGATAATACTCACGAGCTTTGTTCTGTTGTTCCTCATTCAACTCATGGACGCTCCAAAGCAATGATTCGATGAACTCATCTTCGGTATTGCTTCGAACACTTCCCCGTCCTGTTTCGATGTAATCGACACGAGGGAGATAGCCGTGAGAGTAGAGGATGATCGGAATATACCAATAATCGGGCTTGGTTTTTACCTTTTTCCCGATGAAATCGAGAATATTCATATCGACGAAACTCCCCCCGACTTTGTAGGTGAGATAACATGCCCTGCTTGCATGTGCCGACATTTTAGTGAGCGCCGCATCAACATCAGTAACCTCCATTGAGCGGGATGCGACGGCGATATCGATCTGCGGCAGGTGACTCCAGTCATCGTCCCAGCCGATATGATATGTTTTAATATTAGTTACCCCTTCTCTAGCGGCATAGGCTTTGAGCTCTTCGAGCATTAGCTCTGAGAAGTCGATGGCGATAACCTCTTTGACCTGTTTTGCAAGGGGGATTGCCAATGTTCCCGGTCCGCATCCGATGTCGAGAACCACTTCATCCCCGTTTAGCTTCATACGGGAGATAAAGTCGTTGACGTAGGGGCTGTTGATAGTTGAAAGTGCCATATCGGCTGATTTCTCATCCCAATCGGCACTGGTTTTGCCTTTAAAATCGGTGGTAGCTTTGTGTTCGCGGTACATGGCGGGAAAATTGATCGGTTCTAAAAACATTATTTTTCTTTACTCATAGATTTTGTAGTAGGTATATTATATCCGCTCGCTCTGAGAATCGATTGACTTTTTGCAGAACCCATAAAACGGAGAAACTTTTTGGCGGCGATCTGATTTTCGGGTGACCCGTTTTTGAGTCCGACCATTGCCTGATCGATTGGGTTATAGGCCTTACCATCCACTTCGACCCATTTGCCGACATTTTTCATCTCTGGAGAGAGGACAATCGATTTCGCCATAAACCCGACATCGACCGCTTTGGTGGTGACGTATGCGCCTACTTGAGAGATTGACTCGGCCGTGATGATTTTGCCTGCCGTCTTGTCGGCAACCTGATAGTATTTCATCGCGTTCATCGCTTCGATCCCGTACGGTGCCGTTTTAGGATTGGCGACAGCGATCTTTTTAACCGAAAGGTCGGCAACGATAGCGACGCCTTTGGAGAGATCGACTCCCGTATCGCTCCAGAGGATCAGTGTCCCGTACGCATACACCTGTGATGGCGTTGTCGTGTATCCGCTTTGAGCCAGTTTGGCAGGATACTCGACATCGGCGGAGAGAAACGCGTCATACGGCGCACCGCTCATGATTTGTTGAGTCAGTTTACCTGAGGCTCCGGTGATGATTTTGACATCGATTCCCGTATCTTTCGTAAACGCTTTAGCGATATCGGTAACAGCGTATTTCATATTGGCAGCAGCGGCAACCGTGATGGTTTGCGCCGCAAGGGCAGAGGCGAATGCGAGGGAAATGACGATAAGCTTGAAAGGCTTCATATAAACTCCTTTGTATCTGTTATGATATAACGATAAACGCAAACCAAACATTGCAAAAACGGTTCGCAAAAAATGAGACAATTTCGTTATGTTTTGTAAGATATAACGAAATTATAAGGAAAATGGCTTAAAGTTTGTAGGAGAGTGATAAAGAAGGGTTATATGTATGGATATCGTATGTATCGTAATGAAACAGAAAACTATAACCCAATAATAATATGACTTGGAGAGATCAGGGCGTAGGCATTCATCCCCTCGGAGAGTCGCGCCGTATCTTTGGGATTCATCAGAGCGATCAGCTCGGTAAAGAGATCGAGAGCAAAGGTGATCTCATCCGTTTCATCTTGGGATTCGATACGGCTTATCGTCCCTTTTAGAGTGTTCATCGCTTCACCGCTTTTAGGGAGCGTGGTAACGATAGTGACATCGCTGGATTTGATGATGGCGTAGAGATCGCATCCGACACTAAGCCCCATATTACGGATCGATTTGAGAGTAATAACAGATTGGATCGTATGGCTTCCCGTCAGTGAGAGGGTGAGTACACCGTTAAGTCCTTTCTCTTCAATACTTAGAAGCGTTGCGGGGAGCTGATTTCGCGCACTGGTGGTGAGAAAAGTACGGCTGAGGATACGGGCAAGTCGTTCGGGATCATTGCCCGCTTCAGAAAAACGGTCGATAAACTGGCGATGAAGTTCGTTGAAACGGTGAAAGGTGGCGATGAGTTCGCGGGCATAGGGGGTTAGTTTCGTCCCTCCGCCCCCTTTGCCTCCCGTTGTCCGTTCTATGAGGGGGTGATCGGCGAGGAGATTCATCCCATTGATTCGTTCCCATGCCGCTTTGTAGCTCATCTTCATCTCTTTGGCGGCGGCATGGATAGAACCGATCTTATCGATATGCTCCAGCAGTTCGATTCTGCCTGCACCCAAAAAACTTTGCCCCTCTTTGGTGAGCCAGAAACGTCCGTCGATTTGCATTAGAGGGAAAAACTGTGTTTCATAGGAGGTTCGATGGCCTCGAGAGGATACGCACCGTTTAAAAAGAGGTGATTGGCCAATACCCCTTGCGCCAAAAGCATATCGGAACCGTCTTTATACGGCAGACCGCTCACTTTTATTTCGCGTAAAAACGGGGTCTCTTTACCGTAGATGACATCAACGGCCCCTTTTGAACGGGATAAGAGTTCTACGAGAAGCGCTCTTGGGATTGGCAACTCATCATCATTTAATCCAGCCGAGGTGGTATTGATAATAAGATCATATTCTGCGGCGGTAAAACCGTCCCAACAATATGCTTGTATCCCTTTTTGATGAAAAAAATCTAACCGTCCGGCTGATCGGTTCAGGATTGTAGGGGTGATTTCCCCGTGAGTCAGAGCGATGGAGAGGGCACGTGCCGTTCCTCCGGCACCGAGGATGAGGGCGTTACGTAAGGGTCCGAACGATTGGATAGCACTCATAAAACCGTCCGCATCGGTGTTGTATCCAATCAATTTCCCTTTTTCCACGACGAGGGTATTGACGGCTTGTATCTCTTTGGCAATTCCGCGTACTTCATCACATTGCTGATAGGCTGCTTCTTTGTGGGGAACCGTGACATTTGCGCCGCTAAGAGCTTTGGCAAAAAAAACATCTCGCAGTTGTGATCCGTCTACAAGATGGGTACGACTGTAGCAAGCACAGACTTTGAGTGCTCTAAAAACAGAGTTATGCATCAGTGGTGACCTGGAATGGGCTATCGGATCACCAAAGATACTAAAGAGCTTCATTGCGCTTTAACCAAATCATCCAATGTACTGGTAAGGGCACCGAGTTTATTGGTCACTTCGAGATATTCGAGCTCATGAATTGAATCGGCAACAACCCCTGCACCTGCTTGCAAGATGACAAAATCGGGTTTAATCAGGGCGGTACGTATCGTAATAGCACTGTCCATGTTGCCGTCAAATCCGAAATACCCGATGGTACCGCTGTAAAACCCCCGCTTTACCCCTTCAAACTCTGCAATCAGCTCCATTGCCCGAATTTTCGGTGCACCTGTCATTGT
Encoded proteins:
- a CDS encoding M48 family metallopeptidase, producing MNFFEAKEEAKVSTARLLFAFSIGLILFASSIAYLVVFIESYLRTGSFIPAVVDTVIFSEVFIAVILTVLIASLFQYYLLRDGGKSVALSLGGKLISPMTHNKQEIMLLNVVEEMAIASGIAPPPVYLLHDQGINAFAAGFTYEDAVIGITQGALDALDRQELQGVIAHEFSHIFHGDMRLNLHLSGLIYGIVFIGGIGHFIFDVLDSSSIRHSVSRSSNDKKGGSLIVAIYLFALGLTIIGWLGTMISELIKAMISRQREYLADASAVQYTRYPDGIAGALKKIGASAYGSSVSSSAGGDFSHLFFSDGTSNFWDHWFSTHPKLEDRIRRIDPRWDGKFASEKSSQKHYAHSEQTTFNVPKQPEEEIKSNPITFDTLSRMPNPSGNFHSVSSTFEAVDIPLEIQSMTANPLSAQWIIYALLLGSQHNELRLQKEALGSAWEKTQNVLKTIESLPRSSHLNLLLLAIPNLKMMSTLQYEQFRKTIEKLIDADKHISIWEWTLRSILLTPLDYEYGLTKIPKSMFQSSKQIQHSLNIVFVFLAKTQFSNEETVRFLLQKTAEQFDLEPFQYLEDLTIDQVDLAVRKIALSDSSLKTKIIDATETLLKYDSRYHEDDAEILTAFKTLLHV
- a CDS encoding LemA family protein, which produces MMKYIVGIGIFAGILYIISIFNRLVLTKNRYINAFSQIDVQLKRRYDLIPALVETAKHYMEHEKNTLERVIAARNSASQNLRHAHQNPSDPTAIQGIVTAENTLRQAISNFNVVMENYPAIKADGAMRQVMEELSTTENKIAFARQFYNDSVMEYNTYRQSFPQNLFSSLFGHRQDAALLEFEDAQEIKLPPKLGFLGE
- a CDS encoding ABC transporter ATP-binding protein, with amino-acid sequence MIAVNITKRLDTAEGSINAHFELTINDGEFLTLFGPSGAGKTTLMRMIAGLETPDSGRIEVDAEVWFDSSKKINLPPQRRSIGFVFQDYALFPTMSVRENLLFATDNAQQRANVDELIELVELTQLSNRLPSTLSGGQKQRVALARALVRHPKILLLDEPLSALDPTMRQKLQDELSLIHERLAVTTLLVSHDIAETVKLSDRLASVEAGHIKRLCTPMEFFSPQTLSGKLQLVGEVLKIEEDAPVFIVTLLVGSSIVRTVASADEASALTIGAQAIISTKAFNPILIPINSNKI
- the modB gene encoding molybdate ABC transporter permease subunit, translating into MEAEFLSTMALTFKLAAVTTLILLLIGIPLASFLVFSKMRFKSIIETVVSMPLVLPPSVLGFYLLLAFSPASAIGSFLTEHGIRLAFSFEGLVIGSVLFSLPFMVHPIQSALSQVPKSIFEAAYTLGKSKLETMIRVILPSIRHGLISGIVLAFAHTVGEFGVILMIGGNIPDETRVASIAIYDEVESLNYAMAHQYALTLFVVTFAILLLVYTLNKKSLGGIR
- the modD gene encoding ModD protein translates to MIALNDFELEALLAEDAPYGDLTTASLEISDQRARITFATRERPLVVSCMEEAVRLCGLYGLEIDGFVKSGTLVPPKSLFLEAHGEAGNIHRIWKSVQNLLDYASGIATYTREAVLLARSINPDIVVATTRKTTPFTKKIAIKAVESGGGVAHRLGLSESILIFDYHRVFFPTDEAFGSALNKTKKANLEKKIVMETEDITQALKFARMGADILQLEKFPLSKLSDAVRILRTDYPHITLIATGGISAKNIAEYAATGVDMIVTSSPYNAQSADIKVRIEPL
- a CDS encoding class I SAM-dependent methyltransferase → MFLEPINFPAMYREHKATTDFKGKTSADWDEKSADMALSTINSPYVNDFISRMKLNGDEVVLDIGCGPGTLAIPLAKQVKEVIAIDFSELMLEELKAYAAREGVTNIKTYHIGWDDDWSHLPQIDIAVASRSMEVTDVDAALTKMSAHASRACYLTYKVGGSFVDMNILDFIGKKVKTKPDYWYIPIILYSHGYLPRVDYIETGRGSVRSNTEDEFIESLLWSVHELNEEQQNKAREYYREVIVGQNRPPRAVNWAFIGWETSI
- the modA gene encoding molybdate ABC transporter substrate-binding protein, with protein sequence MKPFKLIVISLAFASALAAQTITVAAAANMKYAVTDIAKAFTKDTGIDVKIITGASGKLTQQIMSGAPYDAFLSADVEYPAKLAQSGYTTTPSQVYAYGTLILWSDTGVDLSKGVAIVADLSVKKIAVANPKTAPYGIEAMNAMKYYQVADKTAGKIITAESISQVGAYVTTKAVDVGFMAKSIVLSPEMKNVGKWVEVDGKAYNPIDQAMVGLKNGSPENQIAAKKFLRFMGSAKSQSILRASGYNIPTTKSMSKEK
- a CDS encoding TOBE domain-containing protein; amino-acid sequence: MQIDGRFWLTKEGQSFLGAGRIELLEHIDKIGSIHAAAKEMKMSYKAAWERINGMNLLADHPLIERTTGGKGGGGTKLTPYARELIATFHRFNELHRQFIDRFSEAGNDPERLARILSRTFLTTSARNQLPATLLSIEEKGLNGVLTLSLTGSHTIQSVITLKSIRNMGLSVGCDLYAIIKSSDVTIVTTLPKSGEAMNTLKGTISRIESQDETDEITFALDLFTELIALMNPKDTARLSEGMNAYALISPSHIIIGL
- a CDS encoding shikimate dehydrogenase, translated to MKLFSIFGDPIAHSRSPLMHNSVFRALKVCACYSRTHLVDGSQLRDVFFAKALSGANVTVPHKEAAYQQCDEVRGIAKEIQAVNTLVVEKGKLIGYNTDADGFMSAIQSFGPLRNALILGAGGTARALSIALTHGEITPTILNRSAGRLDFFHQKGIQAYCWDGFTAAEYDLIINTTSAGLNDDELPIPRALLVELLSRSKGAVDVIYGKETPFLREIKVSGLPYKDGSDMLLAQGVLANHLFLNGAYPLEAIEPPMKHSFSL